One Candidatus Methylomirabilis tolerans genomic window, TCGACGGTGGAACCGGTTCCGGAATCTGCCAAATCACCATCTCGACGAATGCGTCGACGGCAACAACTACTCGGCGACGAAGCAGGGGCACCGCCTTCATGTTGGAGATAATACCAACACATAGGGGTGTTGTCAATCATTCTAACAACAACCGCGAGCTAAGGATCTGTCGTCGAACGAAGGGAGCCCGTTGCAGTGAGCGGTGAGGCCGCTCTGCCGGTTGATTGCCTACGGACCCGAATCAGGACCTACGTTCCTGGGGTAGTTGGGTGAGGAGTCGATCAGCCTCCTCAAACTGGAACTCATTCAGAACCTGGATACCCGTCTGTCGGAGGAGGGCTGCGGTCACGCCTTGCCCCGGAACCCGTCGGGACGTAAACGTACCGTCGTAGACGAAGGTCGTGCCACAGGATGGGCTGCCTTCTTTGAGGATCGCAACCCGAATCGATTCAAGCCGAGCGAATTCAAGCGCCTGTTGCGCACCGGCCACGAAGAAGGCGGAGACATCACGGGCGTTCAGATCAAGGACCCTTCCGGTCCCCAACAGGACGCTCAACCCACCCGCAGCCTCTGCAATCTCAGCGGCCGGCCTCGG contains:
- a CDS encoding DUF523 domain-containing protein, whose translation is MHRVLVSACLLGERVRHNGEHKQSHDSVLQRWLREGRVVPFCPEVAGGLPVPRPAAEIAEAAGGLSVLLGTGRVLDLNARDVSAFFVAGAQQALEFARLESIRVAILKEGSPSCGTTFVYDGTFTSRRVPGQGVTAALLRQTGIQVLNEFQFEEADRLLTQLPQERRS